A single region of the Triticum dicoccoides isolate Atlit2015 ecotype Zavitan chromosome 2B, WEW_v2.0, whole genome shotgun sequence genome encodes:
- the LOC119360770 gene encoding mucin-7-like, giving the protein MPRRAPSRSRRRSARPLHPCSSAPMPTIATLSPTLTLYLPQISIRCRPYPYPRVAQPNPPPSSTQTPPRSGEPAMNCVGGSAAGAARASPPRAVSPPSTIAPPPPPSRTPSRAPPDSSLHRDDLDPDPIAATTEALATVDLSDDPDATATAKFGSSTPRQAAKGGSGNMAPSSTSPQTTTSPSTSSTASMSRSSSPGTASSSGRTAGRTSCWAPTATSCPDGTGPTTSRSRTMLASRSTIQKLC; this is encoded by the exons ATGCCGCGCAGAGCCCCATCTCGTAGCCGTCGTCGGTCGGCGCGCCCACTGCATCCCTGCTCCTCCGCCCCGATGCCGACTATAGCAACCCTCTCTCCAACCCTAACCCTCTACCTCCCTCAGATCTCAATACGCTGCCGCCCCTATCCCTACCCCCGCGTAGCCCAACCCAATCCGCCGCCCTCCTCTACCCAGACCCCTCCCCGCTCCGGCGAGCCCGCCATGAACTGCGTAGGAGGCAGCGCAGCAGGAGCAGCACGGGCTTCACCTCCCCGGGCCGTGTCTCCCCCTTCCACCAtcgctcctcctccacctccttcgcggaCTCCCTCCCGGGCACCGCCCGACAGCAGCCTCCATAGGGACGACCTGGACCCGGACCCGATCGCGGCCACCACGGAGGCCCTCGCCACGGTCGACCTCTCCGACGACCCGGAtgccaccgccaccgccaagtTCGGCTCCAGCACGCCCCGTCAGGCAGCCAAAGGCGGCAGCGGCAACATGGCCCCGTCGTCAACGTCACCACAAACTACAACGTCGCCGTCAACGTCCTCAACAGCCTCGATGAGCCGCTCCTCATCACCTG GGACGGCATCCAGCAGCGGAAGAACTGCTGGCAGGACGTCGTGCTGGGCACCAACTGCCACATCCTGCCCGGATGGAACTGGACCTACAACTTCCAGGTCAAGGACGATGCTTGCAAGTCGCTCGACTATCCagaagctttgttga